A DNA window from Palaemon carinicauda isolate YSFRI2023 chromosome 39, ASM3689809v2, whole genome shotgun sequence contains the following coding sequences:
- the LOC137631108 gene encoding uncharacterized protein isoform X1: protein MRLFVLLALLALFSGRGGGICVVDNKKGWNVQCGLRDSYLFRIKDVGGLKANFDFGFGLGDEEGFSESIRNTQGGGYYKRNDDEAEIQEEEVEERPHFTRYGSPQATRRNDGAHPRPPARRPPPRRRPVRRPVRRPVSAEQRPELAGRQANGNEALPVEHRSRLPGEQSSVPSLGLRPPPPRRRESPGEFGQNAQQQGQLSGTANANGQRIIVRPGSTPTIVINQTPSRNFPRVAHPTIGPAIGDLLRVDAGTPADTDHVPSFAAKMFVVREAPPEFFPPGYEVPFLFPRLDKRVEVPRTKFFCEEQKYLPGIYADVQLGCKVFHLCLPAAMGNTLTSFMCPNMTLFDQSIMQCNHWYYVNCENSPKNYDANLQMALSYRKMNAAQLPLTAVRDFDHVALLSHNSEEMKNHKTISPADPAIAENLAFRRIGRAEIKDAREKMDDSSSESNFRQPRTMFAPEDNGKAEEKDEEKEEEKKPAEEQEGKTRERRSLNTSQILPKFFRKIRRS, encoded by the exons ATGAGGCTTTTTGTGCTGTTGGCTCTTCTGGCACTGTTTAGCG GGAGGGGTGGAGGCATCTGTGTCGTGGACAACAAGAAGGGCTGGAATGTCCAGTGCGGTCTCAGAGACTCCTATCTCTTCAGAATCAAAGATGTTGGGGGACTCAAAGCCAATTTTGATTTTG GTTTTGGCCTCGGCGATGAAGAAGGGTTTTCGGAGTCTATTAGAAACACGCAGGGCGGAGGATACTACAAGAGAAAT GATGATGAAGCTGAAATTCAAGAAGAGGAAGTAGAGGAGAGGCCCCACTTCACCAGGTATGGAAGCCCTCAAGCAACCAGAAGAAACGACGGCGCTCATCCCAGACCTCCCGCAAGGCGGCCACCTCCAAGGAGACGCCCCGTCAGGAGACCCGTCAGGAGACCAGTCAGTGCAGAACAGAGACCAGAGCTAGCTGGCAGGCAGGCCAACGGAAATGAGGCTTTGCCAGTAGAACACCGGTCTCGTTTGCCAGG GGAACAATCTTCAGTACCATCTCTCGGCTTACGTCCTCCTCCTCCAAGACGGCGAGAATCCCCAGGTGAATTCGGGCAGAACGCCCAACAACAAGGACAACTGTCTGGAACAGCTAATGCTAACGGTCAAAGGATTATTGTGCGTCCTGGATCCACACCAACCATTGTGATCAACCAAACGCCATCCCGTAATTTTCCTCGTGTGGCTCATCCCACTATTGGGCCTGCCATTGGAGATCTGCTCAGG GTCGACGCCGGCACTCCAGCGGACACGGATCACGTGCCCTCTTTCGCTGCTAAGATGTTCGTCGTCCGGGAAGCCCCTCcagagttcttccctcccggctaTGAAGTGCCTTTCCTCTTCCCTAGGCTAGATAAGCGCGTGGAAGTCCCCAGGACGAAATTCTTCTGCGAGGAGCAGAAATATTTACCTGGAATCTACGCGGACGTCCAACTCGGCTGCAAG GTCTTCCACCTGTGTCTCCCAGCGGCAATGGGCAACACCCTCACCAGCTTCATGTGTCCCAACATGACCCTCTTTGACCAGTCCATCATGCAGTGCAATCACTGGTACTACGTCAATTGCGAGAATTCGCCCAAGAACTACGACGCCAACTTGCAAATGGCTCTGAGTTATCGCAAGATGAACGCCGCTCAGCTCCCTCTGACGGCCGTCCGCGACTTTGACCATGTGGCCCTGCTCTCCCACAACTCCGAAGAGATGAAGAATCACAAGACAATCTCGCCGGCAGACCCTGCTATTGCTGAAAATCTTGCCTTCAGGAGGATCGGCAGGGCGGAGATCAAGGATGCTAGGGAAAAGATGGATGACTCCTCATCAGAAAGCAACTTCAGGCAACCCAGGACAATGTTTGCCCCAGAGGATAATGGGAAAGCTGAAGAAAAAgatgaggaaaaggaagaagaaaagaaacctgCAGAGGAGCAAGAGGGAAAGACAAGAGAAAGAAGAAGTTTGAATACTTCGCAGATTTTGCCGAAGTTCTTCAGGAAGATCCGCAGAAGTTAA
- the LOC137631108 gene encoding uncharacterized protein isoform X2 → MRLFVLLALLALFSGFGLGDEEGFSESIRNTQGGGYYKRNDDEAEIQEEEVEERPHFTRYGSPQATRRNDGAHPRPPARRPPPRRRPVRRPVRRPVSAEQRPELAGRQANGNEALPVEHRSRLPGEQSSVPSLGLRPPPPRRRESPGEFGQNAQQQGQLSGTANANGQRIIVRPGSTPTIVINQTPSRNFPRVAHPTIGPAIGDLLRVDAGTPADTDHVPSFAAKMFVVREAPPEFFPPGYEVPFLFPRLDKRVEVPRTKFFCEEQKYLPGIYADVQLGCKVFHLCLPAAMGNTLTSFMCPNMTLFDQSIMQCNHWYYVNCENSPKNYDANLQMALSYRKMNAAQLPLTAVRDFDHVALLSHNSEEMKNHKTISPADPAIAENLAFRRIGRAEIKDAREKMDDSSSESNFRQPRTMFAPEDNGKAEEKDEEKEEEKKPAEEQEGKTRERRSLNTSQILPKFFRKIRRS, encoded by the exons ATGAGGCTTTTTGTGCTGTTGGCTCTTCTGGCACTGTTTAGCG GTTTTGGCCTCGGCGATGAAGAAGGGTTTTCGGAGTCTATTAGAAACACGCAGGGCGGAGGATACTACAAGAGAAAT GATGATGAAGCTGAAATTCAAGAAGAGGAAGTAGAGGAGAGGCCCCACTTCACCAGGTATGGAAGCCCTCAAGCAACCAGAAGAAACGACGGCGCTCATCCCAGACCTCCCGCAAGGCGGCCACCTCCAAGGAGACGCCCCGTCAGGAGACCCGTCAGGAGACCAGTCAGTGCAGAACAGAGACCAGAGCTAGCTGGCAGGCAGGCCAACGGAAATGAGGCTTTGCCAGTAGAACACCGGTCTCGTTTGCCAGG GGAACAATCTTCAGTACCATCTCTCGGCTTACGTCCTCCTCCTCCAAGACGGCGAGAATCCCCAGGTGAATTCGGGCAGAACGCCCAACAACAAGGACAACTGTCTGGAACAGCTAATGCTAACGGTCAAAGGATTATTGTGCGTCCTGGATCCACACCAACCATTGTGATCAACCAAACGCCATCCCGTAATTTTCCTCGTGTGGCTCATCCCACTATTGGGCCTGCCATTGGAGATCTGCTCAGG GTCGACGCCGGCACTCCAGCGGACACGGATCACGTGCCCTCTTTCGCTGCTAAGATGTTCGTCGTCCGGGAAGCCCCTCcagagttcttccctcccggctaTGAAGTGCCTTTCCTCTTCCCTAGGCTAGATAAGCGCGTGGAAGTCCCCAGGACGAAATTCTTCTGCGAGGAGCAGAAATATTTACCTGGAATCTACGCGGACGTCCAACTCGGCTGCAAG GTCTTCCACCTGTGTCTCCCAGCGGCAATGGGCAACACCCTCACCAGCTTCATGTGTCCCAACATGACCCTCTTTGACCAGTCCATCATGCAGTGCAATCACTGGTACTACGTCAATTGCGAGAATTCGCCCAAGAACTACGACGCCAACTTGCAAATGGCTCTGAGTTATCGCAAGATGAACGCCGCTCAGCTCCCTCTGACGGCCGTCCGCGACTTTGACCATGTGGCCCTGCTCTCCCACAACTCCGAAGAGATGAAGAATCACAAGACAATCTCGCCGGCAGACCCTGCTATTGCTGAAAATCTTGCCTTCAGGAGGATCGGCAGGGCGGAGATCAAGGATGCTAGGGAAAAGATGGATGACTCCTCATCAGAAAGCAACTTCAGGCAACCCAGGACAATGTTTGCCCCAGAGGATAATGGGAAAGCTGAAGAAAAAgatgaggaaaaggaagaagaaaagaaacctgCAGAGGAGCAAGAGGGAAAGACAAGAGAAAGAAGAAGTTTGAATACTTCGCAGATTTTGCCGAAGTTCTTCAGGAAGATCCGCAGAAGTTAA